Proteins encoded within one genomic window of Glycine soja cultivar W05 chromosome 1, ASM419377v2, whole genome shotgun sequence:
- the LOC114413234 gene encoding polygalacturonase-like, producing the protein MARVVETLFLVMSCILCSVLLGFSDAAPTSTYNVVKFGAKPDGKTDSTEPFIKSWQSACTSLNPATIFVPKGRYLLKNTNFRGPCKRKVTFLIAGTLVASEDYHALGNSGFWILFNHVDNLVVSGGRLDAKGAGFWNCRRSGKSCPVGARSMTFNWVNNLVVSGITSINSQLSHIVINACNNVLVKNVRLIAPDQSPNTDGIHVERSTGVTINGCTLQTGDDCISIGDATYNIFMSHIKCGPGHGVSIGSLGQKLDEKGVENVTLTNAIFSGSDNGVRIKTWARPSNGFVRNVLFQNIIMDNVENPIIIDQNYCPNNQGCPGQTSGIKISQITYLNINGSSATPEAVTFDCSPSNPCQGIKLHDVNLTYKNKAATSSCKNIDGTSTGTLAPESCF; encoded by the exons ATGGCAAGGGTTGTTGAAACTCTATTCTTGGTTATGTCATGCATCTTATGCAGTGTTTTGTTAGGCTTTTCCGATGCAGCTCCAACTTCTACATACAATGTGGTCAAGTTTGGGGCAAAACCGGATGGAAAAACTGACTCCACTGAACCATTCATAAAGTCTTGGCAATCAGCATGTACTAGTCTCAATCCTGCCACTATTTTTGTGCCTAAAGGGAGGTACTTGCTGAAAAACACTAATTTTCGAGGTCCATGCAAGAGGAAGGTCACATTCCTCATAGCTGGGACTCTTGTGGCTTCTGAAGATTACCATGCACTAGGAAATTCTGGATTTTGGATTTTGTTCAATCATGTGGATAATCTCGTTGTTTCTGGTGGGAGATTGGATGCTAAAGGGGCTGGTTTCTGGAATTGCAGGAGATCTGGAAAGAGTTGCCCCGTTGGAGCAAGG TCAATGACATTCAACTGGGTGAATAACTTGGTGGTTAGTGGCATAACTTCAATCAACAGCCAGCTAAGTCACATTGTGATCAACGCTTGCAACAATGTTCTTGTTAAAAATGTGAGGCTTATTGCACCAGACCAGAGCCCTAACACCGATGGCATTCATGTTGAACGCTCAACTGGGGTTACCATTAATGGGTGTACCTTGCAAACTGGTGATGACTGCATATCCATTGGTGATGCCACCTACAACATCTTCATGTCCCACATAAAATGTGGTCCTGGTCATGGCGTAAG CATTGGAAGTTTGGGGCAAAAACTGGACGAAAAAGGAGTAGAAAATGTGACTCTGACGAATGCCATCTTCTCTGGCTCGGATAATGGGGTGAGGATAAAGACATGGGCCAGACCAAGCAACGGGTTCGTTAGGAATGTTCTGTTCCAAAACATTATAATGGACAATGTTGAGAATCCCATCATCATAGATCAGAACTACTGCCCCAACAATCAAGGTTGTCCTGGCCAg ACTTCAGGAATTAAGATCAGCCAAATTACATATTTGAACATAAATGGAAGTTCAGCAACACCAGAGGCAGTAACATTTGATTGCAGCCCAAGTAATCCATGTCAAGGGATCAAATTGCATGATGTAAACCTAACCTACAAGAACAAAGCTGCAACGTCATCATGTAAGAACATTGATGGGACGAGCACCGGAACACTGGCGCCAGAAagttgtttttaa